The genomic interval GTTAGGTCACTTTTCTAAATTTGAGGCGAAAAAATACAAGGAAGCCTTTGATTGTTTATTGCGCTTTGCTTTAGAAAAAAATATTCAGAAAGTAAAACAAGGTAAAATAGCAGACAATTGTATATCTCCTTTATCTTTGGAAAAAGATGAACAGGAATTACTTAAAGATGCTTTAGTTACTACGCAAAAATTACAGGAACGAACACGTAGCTTTTTAATCGAGAATAAAATATAATAAAATCAAACAAAAAGATGGGAACGAGGGAGCTATAGTGAGGATTCAATTATATAATGTTATGGAAAGAGTTGTGAAAGAAGCTTTAGATGATGTAATGAAGATAAACGATAGTTTTTGTAAATGTCAGGAATGCCAGGTAGATATTATGGCTATAGCACTTAACCAACTTCCACCTAAATACGTAGGCACTCGCAAGGGCGAAGTCTACTCTAAGCTTAATACATTATCTAATCAATTTAACAGTGATGCCTATCGTGAAATTACGAAGGCAATTGAAGTTGTAAAAAACAAACCACATCACGAAACAACGCCCTCATAACTAGGGCGTTGTTTTTTTGAGTTGCGAGTTTAGATTAGTTAAAACCTCTCCAATGTTCCCTCTTATGATTAAATCTGCCTCTTTATCCATTCTCGTCTCATCTCGGTTAATTATACAAAATTTAGCACCCGATTCTTTAGCATGAAGTGGCAGCATGTTAGCTGGTGAAACCTCTAAGGAAGAGCCTAAAACTATAAATAAATCACTTCTCATGGCTTCAAGAAATGCTCTATCTAAGGCCATTTTAGGCAATTGTTCACCAAATAAAACTACACAAGGACGCAGCTTGCCATCACAACTCGCGCAAGTCTCTTGATCTATTAATACATCCTTACTACTATAGTTTTTACGGCATCCTAAACAACGCATTTTAGTTAATGTACCATGCAGCTCTATTACGTCCTTGGCTCCTGCTTGCTGGTGAAAGCCATCGACATTTTGAGTTATTATCGTGTTGATAATCCCCTTAGTCTGCCATTCAGCAAGTATTGCATGTCCTATATTTGCCTTATATTCGTTCAACTGTAGAATTCGCTCACGATAAAAACCTATAAATTCTTTGAAATTTTTATTAATCGCATCCGTTGAGGCTAAACTAAGCGGATCTTTATCCTTCCACAATCCATTTTGTGACCTAAAGTCTGGTAGCCCTGATTCAGTACTCATACCAGCACCAGTAAAAATAGTAGTTATACGAGCTTCAGAAATCCAATCCACCAGTAAATCTATATTATTCATCTGACCACCTACATTATTTTAATTAAGATAATTTATTAATATATAAATTCCAGTTTGTCATATAGCTACTAACTTTGTCAAATACAGAATTTAATGTTATATTAAAACCGTTAATTTTTGTAATTGGGGGGCATTTTATGTGGGGAGATAAAAGATATCATTCCTGGAATTATCACCTAAGGAAAACCTTTGGAACTAAAGTGTTTAAATTACCCCTCGACGCTGGTTTTACTTGCCCTAACAGAGACGGTACATATAGCACTGAAGGCTGTATATATTGTAGCAGCAGAGGCTCTGGTGATTTCGCAGGTAATGTTAATTACAGCTTAGAGAAACAATATTTACAAACCCGAGAAATGATGCACAAAAAATGGCCTGACGCTAAATATATCGCGTATTTCCAGGCTTTTACTAATACTTATGCCAGTGAATCTATACTTAGGGAATTATACAATACAGCATTATCATTCCCTAATGTTGTTGGCATTTCAATCGCAACACGTCCTGATTGTTTACCTGCGGAAGTATTAGATTTATTAGAAGAATTAAATAATAAAACTTATCTATGGG from Desulfuribacillus alkaliarsenatis carries:
- a CDS encoding late competence development ComFB family protein; the protein is MRIQLYNVMERVVKEALDDVMKINDSFCKCQECQVDIMAIALNQLPPKYVGTRKGEVYSKLNTLSNQFNSDAYREITKAIEVVKNKPHHETTPS
- a CDS encoding SIR2 family NAD-dependent protein deacylase, whose translation is MNNIDLLVDWISEARITTIFTGAGMSTESGLPDFRSQNGLWKDKDPLSLASTDAINKNFKEFIGFYRERILQLNEYKANIGHAILAEWQTKGIINTIITQNVDGFHQQAGAKDVIELHGTLTKMRCLGCRKNYSSKDVLIDQETCASCDGKLRPCVVLFGEQLPKMALDRAFLEAMRSDLFIVLGSSLEVSPANMLPLHAKESGAKFCIINRDETRMDKEADLIIRGNIGEVLTNLNSQLKKTTP